Proteins encoded by one window of Candidatus Eisenbacteria bacterium:
- a CDS encoding NADH-quinone oxidoreductase subunit N codes for MNSVVPQPHFLAVDWWALGPVIALSVGAMLILMLEFLPKSRGNRGPIVALLTLAAAAYSVWKVRDVRRALFEGMYVHDGFTVFFVLLFCAITAISVLLSWDYVKRTRIPQPEYYALMLSSTLGMIIMAASNDLITFFVGLELMSLALYVLVGFRRSRLESSEAALKYFLLGAFASGFLLYGIALLYGATGTTNLTAMSAFLSDTPLLKNPLLIVGSVLLLTGFAFKIAAVPFHMWTPDAYEGAPTTVTGYMSVGAKAAAFAGLLRVVINGLDGLQADWKPILIALAILTMTVGNVTALLQNNVKRMLAYSSIAHAGYILVAVVVGGASGGAAALFYLAVYALMNLGAFGLLGILGRDRDERVLIADLRGLGFRQPLIGIAFAIFMLSLGGIPPTAGFMAKIFIFGVAIDAGYMPLVIVSVLNSVVSIFYYLRVTVALYMQEPQGEATPISWSVPSMAGVLVALGLTIWWGLQGNALLEQARRSMLGLM; via the coding sequence ATGAACTCGGTGGTGCCGCAGCCGCATTTCCTGGCGGTCGACTGGTGGGCGCTGGGGCCGGTGATCGCGCTGTCGGTCGGCGCCATGCTGATCCTGATGCTCGAATTCCTGCCGAAGAGTCGCGGCAATCGGGGCCCGATCGTGGCGCTGCTCACGCTCGCCGCCGCCGCCTACAGCGTCTGGAAGGTGCGCGACGTCCGCCGTGCCCTGTTCGAGGGCATGTACGTGCACGACGGCTTCACGGTGTTCTTCGTGCTCCTGTTCTGCGCCATCACGGCGATCTCCGTGCTGCTGTCGTGGGACTACGTGAAACGCACCCGCATTCCGCAACCCGAGTACTACGCACTGATGCTGTCGTCGACGCTCGGCATGATCATCATGGCGGCGTCGAACGACCTGATCACGTTCTTCGTCGGGCTCGAGCTGATGTCGCTCGCGCTCTATGTGCTGGTCGGCTTCCGGCGCTCGCGGCTCGAGTCCAGCGAGGCGGCGCTCAAGTACTTCCTGCTCGGTGCGTTCGCCTCGGGCTTCCTGCTGTACGGAATCGCGCTGCTCTACGGGGCGACCGGCACCACGAACCTGACCGCGATGAGTGCGTTCCTGTCCGACACGCCGCTGCTCAAGAATCCGCTCTTGATCGTGGGGAGCGTGTTGCTGCTGACGGGCTTCGCGTTCAAGATCGCCGCGGTCCCGTTTCACATGTGGACTCCCGATGCCTACGAGGGCGCGCCCACCACGGTCACCGGCTACATGTCGGTGGGGGCGAAGGCCGCCGCGTTCGCCGGGCTGTTGCGAGTCGTGATCAACGGACTCGACGGACTGCAGGCCGACTGGAAGCCGATCCTCATCGCGCTCGCGATCCTCACCATGACGGTCGGCAACGTCACCGCGCTGTTGCAGAACAACGTGAAGCGCATGCTCGCCTACTCGAGCATCGCGCACGCCGGTTACATCCTGGTCGCCGTGGTGGTCGGGGGCGCGAGCGGTGGGGCGGCGGCGCTGTTCTACCTCGCCGTCTATGCACTCATGAACCTGGGCGCGTTCGGACTGCTCGGCATCCTCGGCCGCGATCGCGACGAGCGGGTGCTGATCGCCGACCTGCGCGGCCTCGGGTTCCGCCAGCCGCTGATCGGCATCGCGTTCGCGATCTTCATGCTGTCGCTCGGCGGCATTCCGCCGACCGCCGGCTTCATGGCGAAGATCTTCATCTTCGGGGTCGCGATCGATGCGGGCTACATGCCGCTCGTGATCGTCAGCGTGCTGAACAGCGTGGTGTCCATCTTCTACTACCTGCGCGTGACCGTGGCGCTCTACATGCAGGAGCCACAGGGCGAGGCGACGCCGATCTCGTGGAGCGTGCCGTCGATGGCGGGCGTGCTGGTCGCGCTCGGCCTGACGATCTGGTGGGGACTCCAGGGCAACGCGCTGCTGGAGCAGGCGCGACGCTCGATGCTGGGGTTGATGTAA